The following is a genomic window from Novipirellula aureliae.
CATAAAAAACTATCAATTCTCCTTCGTTTTCCGCCATATTTACGCCGATCGATCCCATCCCCCAACGTGGCTTTACGACCAAGGGAAACTCGATCAAATTCCTAGCCAACGCGTCTAATGTGTCCGCAAGGCTCGTAAAGCTTGCAGGCGTGTTGAACCCATTTGACCGTAAGAAGCTGTCTGTTTTGAGTTTGTCATTACAGATCATCGCTACAGCCGGACTCGAGACGACTATCGTCGTGCCAACCTCGGCAAATCTTGTTTTTGCACTGGCTAGTATCGGTAAATCAATATCAAAGAGCGGGATGATGGCTTTTATTCGATTGGCAACTGAGTACTCAAGAAGGAAAGGAATGTAATTTTCGTCGTAGATCAGAGGTGTTACGACTGACTTGTCTGCATGAAGAAACGACGAAGCTCGTTGGTCACTATTTGCTGCGTGAATTTCTCCTCTGCCGTCGAGTGCTGATCTAAAATAATCGAGAAGATACCCGCGACGCCCCGAACTCGTAAACAAAAGATTCATCGGTTTCACATTCATTGGATTGACCTACCCCTGTTTTGGAACATCACAATGAGACAGACCTTCCTGTTAACTCGGAAGCTTGAAGGTTCATCAGTCCACCGGTATGCCAAAACAAGACTTTGCTTCCAGTCCGAATTACGCGTCGCTTGATCAATTCAAGCATCCCAAGTAACGCCTTGCCTGAATACGTTGGGTCAACAATTAATCCTGACCTAGCTGATTGCTGAACAATCTCTAGAAGTGTTGGGTTTGTCTTTTCGTATCCACCACAAGTCCATTCATCGCGAAAGTCAACAGTAAGGTGGGGGGCATCAAGCTCGGAATGATCAAAATAACTCTTTATGCTGTCATGAATAACTTGAGTTCCACGAACGGCGTCTCTAGCTACGGAAATACCAATAATTCGTGTGGGTTGGTTTTCGTAGCCAATCGTGAGCCCAGCCTGTGTTGTGCCGGTTCCTGAAGCAACGACAAGGTAGTCTGGAATCCAATCGGAGCATTGTAATTGTGTTTCTTTCGCCGCTTCAACGTAAGCAATCGTCCCTGCAACAGAATGACCGCCGCCCCAGACATAGAAAGGACTTCGCCCTTTATTTTCATATGATTTAATTGCCTGATCCATTCGTTCAGATAGCTGGTCTTTCTCGCAAAACTCAATCGTCGCACCGCTCATCCGCATCAGCAGGAGATTGCCAGTTTCTTTATATTGGACGCCTTTCTCAATAACGAGTACCAAGTGACAGTCAATACCCAAGAGCGAGCACGCGACAGCCGACGCACGTGCATGATTCGACTGTGGACCGCCGTTTGTAACTAATACATCGTGCCCCTGAGCAATCAGGTCCCTCATGATGTATTTAATTTTCCTCGCCTTTGACCCTCCACCTGGTGATGGGTATAGGTCGTCACGTTTTACTCTTAAATCAACATCTAGATTCAGCCTGGCTACTAATACAGGATGTTGTTCAATCGGTGTCATTAGAGATGAGGCAAATGGGTCAATCAACTCTTTTAGCATTAAAAGTTTGTGACCATCACTTTTTAAGTTGTTAAAGCCAAACGAGCGATACAGCTTTTGAGCGGAACGATTGTCAACCTCTGTTTCAAGTTGCATCGATCTCATTCCCCGTTGTCGTGCTAGAGAAATCGCTCGGGATGTCAAAGAACTACCAATACCCTTTCCTTGGTGAGTTGGAAGCACGGAAAGGAGCGGACAATATGATCTCCAATCTTCCGTATCGTTAGCATATAGCACAATACAACCAACATTCTTTCCATTAACATTTGCAATTGCGATGTCTGCACTATTAATCAATTTGTCAGCGTAAGCATCCAAATTGACACGCTCACTTAGAGGCGTCGGCAGAATGTCACCAAATTGCTTAAGCAAGGTCGGCACGTGCGTTCTTTTTTCGGCAGCGTTCACCCAACCAATCGTAAATTTTTCATCGTTCTTCACTATTGCTACCTACTAATGTTCCGCTTTGATTAGAGAAGCAATTACAAATCACTTCTATCTCGTTGTCGCATAAGTTTGGATAGATTGGCAAGCAAATGACTCGATTTGCAACTCTGGAAGCTTTGTCTAGGGACACTGGCTTTCCATCAAGTACCCCTCTGTACATCGGCATCGTGCTGATCAATGGATAGAAATACCGCCTGCCATTGATGCCTGCGTCCTTCAACGCTTGGTACAATGCGTCGCGACTAAGTGGGTAGTCGTCTCCAACGAAGATCGGGAAGTAGGAGGCGTTGCCGATTGTGTCATCTGGAATCGGAAGTAGCGAAATCCCTTTTGCGTCCGTCAGTGCTTCTCGGTAAGCTCTCTCGATCTCACGCCGGCGTTCAAGTGCTTTATCGATGTGTTTTAGTTGCAACAGTCCAAAGGCAGCGTTGACTTCACTCATCTTGCCATTGATACCTGGTGCGGTAACCGTGACTTCGTCGGCGAAGCCAAAGTTCTTCAGGTAATCAATTCGCTGTTTCGTCTTTGCGTCGGGGCATATGATCGCGCCCCCTTCAAAAGTATTGAAAACCTTGGTTGCATGGAAACTGAGGACGGATAAATCACCATGCTTGAGTAGACTTTCACCTTTGTACTTGACTCCAAAAGCATGGGCGGCATCGTAGATGACTTTTAATCCGTAAGTATCCGCCAGTTCCTCAATGCGTTCGACGGCGCAGGGGTTGCCATAACAATGGACTGGCATGATCGCGGTCGTCTGTGGCGTAATCGCCTCTTCGATTCTGTCGGGGTCCAGATTGCATGTCTTTGGGTCGATGTCGACAAAGACAGGTTTAATGTTGTTCCACAGCAGCGAGTGGGCGGTCGCGACAAACGAAAAAGGTGTCGTGATGACTTCACCAGTAATTCGCAAAGCCTGCAGCGCGGTGACGAGTGCAATCGTGCCGTTAGTAAATAGGGCAAGGTGATCGACACCAAGGTAGTCACACAGTGCCTGCTCGAGCTGTTTGTGAAACGGCCCGTTGTTGGTGAGAATTTTGTTTTCCCAAATCTGTTCCAGATAAGGAATAAAATCCTCTAACGGCGGTAGCGATGGCTGGGTGACGTAGATCGGTTTATCAGCGACTGCTTTGTCAATGATCGATTTGTCAGCGGTAGGGGGTACGATGCTCATTCAAAAATTCAAGGCGAGGTGGTCATTTGTCGTTTGTCATCTGCGGGTTTACCGCGGAGGCAGAGAGGGACATGGAGTTTTCGAAATCCTTTAGCCACAAATCCTACGAATCAACACGAATGACGCGGGAAAGAGTTGGCAAAAAAATGGAGGGTAAAAAAAGAGCTTGTGGGGTTCGGGGGAAAGTTTGGTAGAAAACTCGCTTGTCGTTCTTCTATTGTTCAGCTCCGAGTTTGCGTCAAGCTGCTTTTTCTTTCTAATGCGGTGGTTACTCGCGTTTTGGTTATCCAAACACTTGTGACTGCGATGATGGAAAATTGACGGATCGTTATTTCGATTCCATATCCTGCTTTTTGATTTGTGCGACGATTTCATCCACCGTTAAATTTCCGAGTAACTGATCTCGTTCCTTTGTATAGTCACCAAATCCCAAAGTAAATTGGTTGATAAACCGAGCCGTGTTGACTGGCCCAATTTCCCGGCAAAGAAGTGAAACCGCAGTACTGGTCAAGTCGGCTGTGGGTAGTATTGGTAAAGCGTTCATTTCGGCAGCTCTAAAGCAAGTTTAAGTTTAACGAACTCGGGACATGTTTCCAATGTCGCGAGTAAACATGCCTTCTTTTGCGGATGTTGTGTTTGCTTTGCCTCAAAGACAAGCACATCAGACGACACAAGCGTTACCTGCCCCTGACCGCTTTTTGCTAACACCCCAAGAATTGCTTCTGCTTCCAGCAGTAATTCTCAACTGAGACCTGTTGTCAAGCGGTCGATTCAAACAGCAGTTATCGAGGTATCTCTTCACGCTACGATTGTCTGGATTTCAATTACGCTGGAATAACGGGTGTGACTATTTTCTTGAGGTAATCGCCGTAACCACTCTTTCCGTACCGGTCGGCCAACGCCAGCACTTGGTCTCGCTCGATGAAATTTCGGTAATAGGCAACTTCTTCAATACAGCCGATTTTTGTCCCTTGGCGTTCTTCGATCACACGCACGAACGTGGATGCTTCATTGAGTGATGCAAAGGTTCCAGTGTCCAACCAGGCGATACCTCGGTTAAACAAGCCTACTTTTAGCTGTTTGCGTTTAAGATACTCGTTGTTGACACTCGTTATCTCGTATTCGCCTCGGGCCGATGGTTCGACTTCTTTCGCGATTTGAATGACTTGGTTGTCGTAAAAGTATAGGCCAGGAACCGCGAAATTGGATTTCGGCTTTACAGGTTTTTCTTCGATTGACAGTACGTTCCGCTTCGCATCGAATTCG
Proteins encoded in this region:
- a CDS encoding ATP-grasp domain-containing protein; translated protein: MNVKPMNLLFTSSGRRGYLLDYFRSALDGRGEIHAANSDQRASSFLHADKSVVTPLIYDENYIPFLLEYSVANRIKAIIPLFDIDLPILASAKTRFAEVGTTIVVSSPAVAMICNDKLKTDSFLRSNGFNTPASFTSLADTLDALARNLIEFPLVVKPRWGMGSIGVNMAENEGELIVFYEKVRREVQRSYLKYESNVDLEHSVLIQQVLKGHEYGLDVVNDLDGNYVTTFVKKKLAMRAGETDAAITIDSDQLKSLGKKLAGALGHIGNLDVDIFVADDNVSILELNNRFGGGYPFSHLAGADIPQAILAWIRGEQPAPEWLHVRHGVTGTKDLVIRCLSD
- a CDS encoding DegT/DnrJ/EryC1/StrS family aminotransferase; this encodes MSIVPPTADKSIIDKAVADKPIYVTQPSLPPLEDFIPYLEQIWENKILTNNGPFHKQLEQALCDYLGVDHLALFTNGTIALVTALQALRITGEVITTPFSFVATAHSLLWNNIKPVFVDIDPKTCNLDPDRIEEAITPQTTAIMPVHCYGNPCAVERIEELADTYGLKVIYDAAHAFGVKYKGESLLKHGDLSVLSFHATKVFNTFEGGAIICPDAKTKQRIDYLKNFGFADEVTVTAPGINGKMSEVNAAFGLLQLKHIDKALERRREIERAYREALTDAKGISLLPIPDDTIGNASYFPIFVGDDYPLSRDALYQALKDAGINGRRYFYPLISTMPMYRGVLDGKPVSLDKASRVANRVICLPIYPNLCDNEIEVICNCFSNQSGTLVGSNSEER
- the rfbA gene encoding glucose-1-phosphate thymidylyltransferase RfbA → MKGIILAGGSGTRLHPITLAMSKQLLPVYDKPMIYYPLSVLLLADIREVLIISTPEDLPHFEKLLGDGKNLGCQFSYAEQAVPNGLAQAFVIGEQFIGDDSVALILGDNIFYGSGFGQLIREHIDPDGAVVFASQVHDPERYGVVEFDAKRNVLSIEEKPVKPKSNFAVPGLYFYDNQVIQIAKEVEPSARGEYEITSVNNEYLKRKQLKVGLFNRGIAWLDTGTFASLNEASTFVRVIEERQGTKIGCIEEVAYYRNFIERDQVLALADRYGKSGYGDYLKKIVTPVIPA
- a CDS encoding pyridoxal-phosphate dependent enzyme codes for the protein MKNDEKFTIGWVNAAEKRTHVPTLLKQFGDILPTPLSERVNLDAYADKLINSADIAIANVNGKNVGCIVLYANDTEDWRSYCPLLSVLPTHQGKGIGSSLTSRAISLARQRGMRSMQLETEVDNRSAQKLYRSFGFNNLKSDGHKLLMLKELIDPFASSLMTPIEQHPVLVARLNLDVDLRVKRDDLYPSPGGGSKARKIKYIMRDLIAQGHDVLVTNGGPQSNHARASAVACSLLGIDCHLVLVIEKGVQYKETGNLLLMRMSGATIEFCEKDQLSERMDQAIKSYENKGRSPFYVWGGGHSVAGTIAYVEAAKETQLQCSDWIPDYLVVASGTGTTQAGLTIGYENQPTRIIGISVARDAVRGTQVIHDSIKSYFDHSELDAPHLTVDFRDEWTCGGYEKTNPTLLEIVQQSARSGLIVDPTYSGKALLGMLELIKRRVIRTGSKVLFWHTGGLMNLQASELTGRSVSL